One Salmo trutta chromosome 12, fSalTru1.1, whole genome shotgun sequence genomic region harbors:
- the LOC115202706 gene encoding protein RIC-3-like isoform X1, with the protein MEGTHDSGPHSPEVLAKVKGMGTLQIRGATKSNLISQAIPIYRFGILLYILFIIFKMTTRPKGKSTKLVCRFPTMSSEAWQKKRTDDELLETERVMERIVSRRSSTPDSRTSSKVRRASKQEKLLRKLSKISWVMQEVRLMEGATPEMEAEMVPYAADWKGYPEKTYPQYEEPGGRRSGSYDPITILEEPAADSDTHC; encoded by the exons ATGGAGGGGACTCATGACTCTGGGCCCCACAGCCCTGAGGTCCTGGCTAAAGTCAAAGGCATGGGCACACTTCAGATCCGAGGAGCCACTAAATCCAATCTGATCAGCCAGGCCATTCCCATCTACAGATTTGGAATCCTACTGTACATCCTCTTCATCATATTTAAG ATGACAACTAGGCCTAAAGGAAAAAGTACTAAACTGGTATGCCGATTTCCTACAATGTCATCTGAAGCTTGGCAGAAGAAGAGGA CAGATGATGAGCTgctggagacagagagggtgatggagaggatCGTCTCCAGAAGGAGCAGCACTCCTGACAG CAGGACTAGCAGCAAGGTTAGAAGAGCATCCAAGCAGGAGAAGTTACTGCGGAAACTGAGTAAGATCAGCTGGGTGATGCAGGAGGTACGACTGATGGAAGGGGCCACACCTGAGATGGAGGCTGAGATGGTGCCCTATGCTGCTGACTGGAAGg gctacCCTGAGAAGACCTACCCCCAGTATGAGGAGCCCGGAGGCAGGCGCAGCGGCAGTTATGACCCCATCACCATCCTGGAGGAGCCTGCTGCTGACTCAGATACCCACTGCTGA
- the LOC115202706 gene encoding protein RIC-3-like isoform X2, with the protein MEGTHDSGPHSPEVLAKVKGMGTLQIRGATKSNLISQAIPIYRFGILLYILFIIFKMTTRPKGKSTKLVCRFPTMSSEAWQKKRNDELLETERVMERIVSRRSSTPDSRTSSKVRRASKQEKLLRKLSKISWVMQEVRLMEGATPEMEAEMVPYAADWKGYPEKTYPQYEEPGGRRSGSYDPITILEEPAADSDTHC; encoded by the exons ATGGAGGGGACTCATGACTCTGGGCCCCACAGCCCTGAGGTCCTGGCTAAAGTCAAAGGCATGGGCACACTTCAGATCCGAGGAGCCACTAAATCCAATCTGATCAGCCAGGCCATTCCCATCTACAGATTTGGAATCCTACTGTACATCCTCTTCATCATATTTAAG ATGACAACTAGGCCTAAAGGAAAAAGTACTAAACTGGTATGCCGATTTCCTACAATGTCATCTGAAGCTTGGCAGAAGAAGAGGA ATGATGAGCTgctggagacagagagggtgatggagaggatCGTCTCCAGAAGGAGCAGCACTCCTGACAG CAGGACTAGCAGCAAGGTTAGAAGAGCATCCAAGCAGGAGAAGTTACTGCGGAAACTGAGTAAGATCAGCTGGGTGATGCAGGAGGTACGACTGATGGAAGGGGCCACACCTGAGATGGAGGCTGAGATGGTGCCCTATGCTGCTGACTGGAAGg gctacCCTGAGAAGACCTACCCCCAGTATGAGGAGCCCGGAGGCAGGCGCAGCGGCAGTTATGACCCCATCACCATCCTGGAGGAGCCTGCTGCTGACTCAGATACCCACTGCTGA